Proteins encoded within one genomic window of Cytophagales bacterium:
- a CDS encoding DUF6603 domain-containing protein, with protein MFTQFFSQKVLALSGSDGRLGITATQGTNGSIWCCQVLPKDIAGGLLSLIEWLAGDSVVNQLRSTGEAGEELERLIKLEGAKLQLLGGLASMEIEQFRLAIEKLSASELGTTGSVFTLSFKGELDVSDWVGLRGELVLQVKPGMPASVQFQLSEASQLPPVTIPIPGYPSLILASTVSALDVVREEVNGTKTSALISAGLIGIVGGPESLTQYFPEELVFNLVIASMTDISGTSNLQVSMTIPHLMEDVTVPIPEIPEIVTIPSLPKLDFGSVNMLLSNLSVVLESKAGFQPYLTVDCGLGLPAELNKFTGTDADGKANLDWIQTFDPNRPDETRITGRLSIKPEGIEYQLLTPPIKGIDTQSKSNVPGAQQGNTWIIDLEEEGLIHLDPPVFARSNTSQAMAASGGFHIIRPLKIALAPFHQLIDDVLFSGANSVLPDHLELKDIALLKDGKLSSEDLGQLWGDTLTDGLQVLFDQLSGLVSYLPNQLKSYLNFTIPDRFHYNLRLNADGSAMGGVLLSEEQPLRLLLPAGLGLLGVELRQASLGQLNGGKLGLLELDVTVHYFFLPEIVASMTLSKARTPLIPHASTLHTQVELRKVMAIINFQTGAVMPMFYDKIALGRLGAEGFNLASQFSLPKPTSDILNMVSLVATMVDFLTLPADKPKGLLDPKVIPEALETCFEIGLQYLKTPEYTGEQLLGKETSLLNVASADLWPHVAHTFNFLKTGQIDEFVQSFPLEYRVGEQDLSFFGLIDLGLSWVVSSPEEFKTTSFSKLNPKQSGVAPTLALLPNDQDNNRLVALLHGEVTLSKAARLSGTLAFSGGFAGASTGFCFNGTLVNQLIGVTLTGKVALETDPALLAIEGASELTLLGFPVLSGQVGLKNDELFLSGALDLFPNSKILSLAADVAGQFTSQSIDITGSTIFKVRGVPLITGAVKLTDHSLQVSGTMLGIDAQIGLAKQGNDVKISGGCSMQQEFSLSTGPIIIQGVKVSDPVGFDTSISASLSVSASLNQFTFAVDTKFAALGEEFSQELRLSVMPSSSEGLWEQLKSGAVELVEDFLTDLLNRPEKLLEVLARTALKATKVDVTAISIDGAKGDDVGLLSLQSRLFNISTIATYNGGNSLDRLFAYAQMKNPTINLSSFQVKRMALALAANRKVRMPKAKKVERFPLVKQLGESMTISDQPTSNAIREAKKAISSLVKELPKKEGIQTLAVGFKGTSFGLIHSTNVFMVEMGSDLAAYLVGMASIKLPPKPLTTVVNMEVKYKGAVDVASGSIKIDGKLTDNSYVLSKAAKLTGDFAAYSWLAGKLAGDFVVTMGGYAPKFNKPSHYPSLSRLKLNWKITSKLKAKGKMYMALTPTNVMAGGKLEATYKAGPLKASFDAGLHFMMYWQPFYYEADLSVNISAAVTLKIKIEVWGVGFTIKKTFKASLGADLEVWGPSFAGKAKVDWTIFSFDIKFGSQSKPNAKSISWRKFREDYLSDGKHLTPDFAVVRGGLGVMTDPDGEVWQIIDPDQIELRCNSKFPLRKLSLLPAASDQQDEAWSVEGEPFHLAPTDPNGEESTDEWYLDVKYNGPDGMYFHGETLERPYPKAVWGKDFKPKPSKHPTMTLLSGTRFVPKPGKPPGFTEAVDADEFKFQDVVENDPTWQWGTMLKRSFEKEETKNEQLIRETITTDRVMKRRQALADFIEYQEPMSMKDSARCPAAVFVGMPSTTTN; from the coding sequence ATGTTTACCCAATTCTTTTCTCAAAAAGTGCTTGCCCTCTCTGGAAGCGACGGCCGACTCGGTATCACTGCCACCCAGGGGACCAATGGTTCCATTTGGTGTTGCCAGGTCCTACCCAAAGATATCGCGGGCGGCTTATTATCATTGATCGAATGGCTGGCAGGAGATTCAGTCGTAAACCAACTGCGTAGTACGGGAGAAGCGGGTGAGGAACTGGAAAGGCTCATCAAGCTGGAAGGAGCGAAGCTCCAACTATTGGGAGGACTTGCGAGCATGGAGATTGAGCAGTTTCGGTTAGCCATCGAGAAGCTTTCGGCATCTGAATTGGGAACAACAGGGAGTGTTTTTACATTGTCATTCAAGGGAGAACTAGACGTATCGGATTGGGTTGGTTTGAGAGGAGAGTTGGTCCTTCAAGTCAAGCCTGGTATGCCTGCTTCGGTACAGTTTCAACTGAGCGAAGCAAGTCAATTGCCTCCAGTAACCATCCCCATTCCGGGCTATCCGTCGTTGATTTTGGCCTCAACTGTCTCAGCGCTGGATGTTGTCAGAGAGGAAGTAAACGGCACTAAAACAAGTGCATTGATTAGTGCAGGACTTATAGGGATCGTGGGTGGACCAGAGTCACTCACACAATACTTTCCGGAAGAACTGGTTTTCAATCTGGTAATTGCCAGTATGACAGATATCAGCGGCACTTCTAACCTTCAGGTCAGTATGACTATACCTCATCTCATGGAGGATGTCACTGTTCCAATCCCGGAAATTCCTGAGATTGTCACCATTCCGAGTTTGCCGAAATTGGACTTTGGGTCGGTTAATATGCTCCTGAGCAACCTATCGGTAGTGCTGGAAAGTAAAGCTGGCTTTCAGCCTTACCTCACTGTAGATTGTGGCCTGGGCTTGCCTGCGGAGCTCAATAAATTCACGGGTACAGATGCTGATGGAAAAGCTAACCTGGATTGGATCCAAACCTTTGACCCCAACCGACCGGACGAAACAAGAATTACGGGCAGATTATCCATTAAGCCTGAGGGCATTGAATATCAATTGCTGACTCCTCCCATCAAAGGCATTGATACCCAGTCTAAGAGCAATGTGCCCGGTGCTCAGCAAGGAAATACCTGGATCATCGACCTGGAAGAAGAGGGCCTGATCCATTTAGATCCGCCAGTATTTGCCCGGTCCAATACCTCGCAGGCCATGGCGGCCAGTGGTGGATTTCATATCATCCGCCCACTGAAAATTGCCTTAGCCCCTTTTCATCAATTGATCGACGATGTTTTGTTCTCCGGAGCCAATAGCGTATTACCTGATCACCTGGAACTCAAAGACATTGCCCTGCTCAAGGATGGAAAACTCAGTTCAGAAGATCTAGGACAACTCTGGGGAGATACCTTGACCGATGGATTACAAGTACTATTCGATCAGCTTTCTGGTTTGGTATCCTACCTTCCCAACCAACTAAAATCTTATTTGAATTTTACCATTCCGGATCGCTTCCATTACAACTTAAGGTTGAATGCCGACGGCAGTGCGATGGGCGGGGTGCTACTCTCTGAAGAGCAGCCCCTTCGCTTGCTGCTGCCGGCGGGACTTGGCTTGCTGGGAGTTGAGTTACGACAAGCCAGCCTTGGACAACTAAATGGAGGTAAACTTGGATTACTGGAACTGGATGTAACAGTGCACTATTTTTTCCTGCCAGAGATCGTGGCATCCATGACTTTGAGTAAGGCACGAACTCCATTAATCCCGCATGCTTCGACCTTACATACCCAGGTAGAACTGAGGAAAGTGATGGCTATCATCAATTTTCAGACAGGTGCGGTCATGCCGATGTTCTATGACAAAATTGCGTTGGGTCGATTGGGCGCGGAAGGGTTTAATCTGGCTTCACAATTCAGTTTACCTAAGCCAACATCAGATATCTTGAATATGGTAAGTCTGGTGGCTACCATGGTGGATTTTCTTACATTACCTGCTGATAAACCCAAAGGTTTGTTAGATCCTAAGGTCATTCCGGAAGCACTGGAAACTTGCTTCGAGATTGGTCTTCAATACCTGAAAACCCCCGAGTACACCGGTGAACAGTTGTTAGGAAAAGAGACATCCTTGTTGAATGTAGCATCAGCAGACCTGTGGCCACATGTGGCGCATACCTTCAATTTTTTGAAAACAGGTCAGATCGATGAGTTTGTGCAAAGCTTCCCTTTGGAGTACCGGGTAGGTGAGCAGGACTTGTCCTTTTTCGGCTTAATTGACCTTGGATTATCCTGGGTCGTCAGCTCTCCTGAAGAATTTAAGACCACTTCGTTCTCCAAATTAAACCCAAAGCAATCAGGAGTAGCACCTACATTGGCTTTACTTCCAAACGATCAAGACAACAATCGACTGGTCGCCTTGCTTCACGGTGAAGTTACCCTTTCCAAAGCCGCTAGATTAAGTGGTACTCTGGCATTCAGTGGTGGATTTGCAGGAGCCAGTACGGGATTTTGCTTCAATGGTACATTGGTCAATCAACTGATTGGTGTCACTTTAACTGGAAAAGTAGCCCTGGAAACCGATCCTGCGCTGTTGGCGATAGAGGGGGCTAGTGAATTGACTTTGCTGGGATTTCCGGTACTGTCTGGCCAGGTAGGGCTCAAGAACGATGAACTCTTTTTGAGTGGGGCATTGGACTTGTTCCCGAATTCAAAAATACTATCACTGGCTGCAGATGTAGCGGGTCAGTTTACTTCTCAAAGTATTGATATTACAGGCAGTACCATCTTCAAGGTGCGAGGAGTTCCGCTGATTACCGGAGCGGTGAAACTGACCGATCATTCGCTTCAGGTGTCGGGAACGATGCTAGGAATAGATGCTCAAATAGGCTTAGCTAAGCAAGGCAATGATGTTAAAATCAGTGGCGGATGCAGTATGCAACAGGAATTTAGCTTGAGTACAGGGCCGATCATCATTCAGGGAGTCAAAGTCAGTGATCCGGTAGGTTTTGATACGTCCATTTCAGCAAGTTTATCCGTAAGTGCCAGCCTCAATCAATTCACTTTTGCGGTTGATACAAAATTTGCTGCACTGGGTGAGGAGTTTAGTCAGGAACTAAGACTCTCCGTAATGCCATCGTCTTCGGAAGGTCTTTGGGAACAGCTAAAGTCCGGAGCAGTGGAATTGGTAGAAGATTTCCTTACTGACTTACTCAATCGACCTGAAAAACTGCTGGAAGTCCTGGCGCGTACGGCGTTGAAAGCTACGAAAGTGGACGTTACCGCCATTTCCATTGATGGAGCCAAAGGGGATGATGTAGGATTATTAAGCTTGCAAAGCAGATTGTTCAATATTTCCACAATCGCTACTTACAATGGAGGCAATTCCCTGGATCGATTGTTTGCTTATGCGCAAATGAAAAACCCCACGATCAACCTGTCTTCCTTTCAAGTGAAGCGCATGGCTTTGGCCCTCGCGGCGAATCGCAAAGTCCGTATGCCGAAGGCCAAAAAGGTCGAACGCTTTCCTTTGGTCAAACAACTTGGCGAAAGCATGACGATCAGTGATCAACCTACTTCGAATGCGATCAGAGAAGCGAAAAAGGCCATTTCAAGCCTCGTCAAAGAACTGCCCAAAAAAGAAGGCATCCAGACCCTGGCGGTGGGTTTCAAAGGCACTTCTTTTGGACTGATCCATTCCACGAATGTGTTCATGGTTGAAATGGGTTCGGATCTGGCGGCTTATCTGGTTGGCATGGCTTCTATCAAATTACCACCCAAGCCCCTCACGACCGTGGTGAACATGGAAGTGAAATACAAAGGTGCGGTAGATGTAGCATCAGGGAGCATCAAAATTGATGGGAAACTGACTGACAATAGCTACGTGCTTTCGAAAGCAGCAAAGCTCACCGGAGATTTTGCCGCCTATTCCTGGCTGGCTGGGAAACTTGCAGGCGACTTTGTGGTCACCATGGGTGGATACGCACCCAAGTTTAATAAGCCGTCACATTATCCGAGCTTGTCTCGTCTCAAGCTTAACTGGAAGATCACTTCTAAGCTGAAAGCCAAAGGCAAGATGTACATGGCCTTGACGCCAACCAATGTGATGGCTGGGGGTAAACTTGAAGCAACGTATAAGGCAGGCCCGTTGAAGGCTTCATTTGATGCCGGACTCCATTTCATGATGTACTGGCAGCCGTTTTACTATGAAGCGGACCTTTCGGTAAACATCAGTGCGGCGGTTACTTTAAAGATTAAAATTGAGGTTTGGGGTGTTGGTTTTACCATCAAGAAAACCTTCAAAGCTAGTTTAGGTGCGGATCTGGAAGTATGGGGGCCCTCGTTTGCAGGTAAGGCCAAAGTAGACTGGACCATTTTCAGTTTTGACATCAAATTCGGATCGCAATCAAAGCCTAATGCCAAGTCCATCAGCTGGCGCAAATTCAGAGAAGACTACTTGTCTGACGGGAAGCACCTGACGCCAGACTTTGCAGTGGTTCGTGGAGGTCTGGGCGTGATGACCGATCCGGATGGCGAAGTGTGGCAGATCATCGATCCGGATCAGATCGAACTCAGGTGCAATAGCAAATTCCCGTTACGCAAATTGTCCTTGCTACCTGCAGCCAGTGATCAACAGGACGAAGCCTGGTCTGTCGAAGGAGAACCCTTCCATCTGGCACCAACCGACCCCAATGGGGAAGAAAGTACGGATGAGTGGTACCTCGATGTGAAGTACAATGGTCCTGATGGAATGTACTTTCATGGAGAAACTTTGGAGCGTCCTTATCCAAAAGCGGTTTGGGGCAAGGACTTCAAGCCAAAACCGTCTAAGCATCCAACCATGACCTTGCTAAGCGGTACCCGTTTTGTGCCCAAGCCAGGAAAGCCGCCAGGTTTTACGGAAGCAGTGGATGCAGATGAGTTCAAATTTCAGGATGTAGTCGAGAATGACCCAACCTGGCAGTGGGGAACAATGCTGAAAAGATCTTTTGAGAAGGAAGAAACGAAAAACGAGCAACTAATCCGGGAAACCATTACGACAGATCGCGTTATGAAGCGTCGACAGGCATTGGCGGACTTCATTGAATATCAAGAGCCAATGTCGATGAAGGATTCAGCCAGGTGTCCAGCAGCAGTTTTCGTGGGGATGCCGAGTACCACGACCAATTAA
- a CDS encoding histidine kinase dimerization/phosphoacceptor domain -containing protein, producing the protein MAVYSQNQHRADSLKQVLNTGNLSEEEAMEVLLKVTVNEPEPIEAIRYARLLLKNAEASNSQLMQAKAYEEIGANERILGNNIRSTEASLTALNIFSELGLEDSKATILAQLGNNAVTDEDYSQAISYFKQALLTYEASQQGIYMALTRLNLGEAFRLNGQLDSAMSYFKSALSINDSIQHPIIASYTLGNLGMTYNTLGQLEDARSALSTAIKQVRGLGDPYTLSVYRADLALVDQKEQKWQAAEIGFKEALGIAQENALKEQIRDISEMMVTYYKLQADFENALVYQELFQVYQDSLVNKENVQELERVKANYEISQRDVEIELLNDRDQRRRQQTFAAIAAMVVFLGLSLLLYRSNRSKQQANQVLAIQKEEIHNRDEEKALLLKELNHRVKNNLQMISSLLNLQGNELKGHPAEAAIAAGKFRVDALALIHQKLYREDIHTTIALKDYLEELILNLCFSFADRIKPDLDIEALDVNIDQAIPLALIVNEWVTNALKYAYEGINTPELVVRLGQNPGQLKLQVIDNGIGMSEMPPENHSSFGLKLVYSLAKQLKAEINYVNDQGSEWTLTIPTA; encoded by the coding sequence ATGGCCGTGTATTCGCAAAACCAGCATAGAGCGGACAGTTTGAAGCAGGTGCTAAATACCGGAAATTTATCCGAGGAGGAGGCTATGGAGGTACTGTTGAAGGTTACTGTAAATGAACCAGAACCAATAGAAGCCATTCGCTATGCTCGCTTATTGCTAAAGAATGCAGAAGCTTCTAATAGTCAGTTGATGCAAGCTAAGGCTTATGAAGAAATTGGTGCCAACGAACGAATTTTAGGCAACAATATTCGTTCAACAGAGGCTAGTCTAACTGCGCTGAATATTTTCAGTGAATTGGGTCTAGAGGACTCAAAAGCGACTATACTAGCACAATTAGGGAATAATGCAGTAACAGATGAAGACTATTCGCAAGCCATCAGCTACTTTAAGCAAGCGTTGCTCACTTATGAGGCAAGTCAACAAGGCATTTACATGGCATTAACCCGACTCAATCTGGGGGAAGCATTTCGATTAAATGGCCAGTTAGATAGCGCAATGTCCTACTTCAAAAGTGCGCTATCGATCAATGACTCCATTCAACATCCAATCATTGCTTCTTACACGCTGGGAAACCTTGGCATGACTTACAATACGCTGGGTCAACTGGAAGATGCAAGATCAGCTCTAAGCACTGCGATCAAACAAGTCAGAGGTCTGGGTGATCCATATACGCTTTCGGTATACCGCGCAGACCTGGCACTCGTGGACCAAAAGGAGCAAAAATGGCAAGCTGCTGAAATTGGATTCAAAGAAGCCTTAGGAATTGCTCAGGAAAATGCACTGAAGGAGCAGATCCGCGACATCAGCGAAATGATGGTCACGTATTACAAACTTCAGGCGGATTTTGAAAATGCACTGGTGTATCAGGAGCTGTTTCAGGTCTATCAGGATAGCCTGGTCAATAAGGAAAACGTGCAGGAACTGGAACGTGTGAAGGCGAATTATGAGATAAGTCAACGTGATGTGGAGATCGAACTTCTTAATGACCGTGATCAACGCCGAAGACAGCAAACTTTTGCAGCCATTGCCGCCATGGTAGTTTTTCTCGGGTTGAGTCTGTTGCTTTATCGCAGCAATCGCTCCAAGCAGCAAGCCAATCAAGTATTGGCAATTCAAAAAGAAGAGATCCATAACCGTGATGAAGAAAAAGCTTTGTTACTCAAAGAGCTGAATCATCGGGTAAAGAATAATCTTCAAATGATCAGCAGTCTACTCAACCTTCAGGGCAATGAATTGAAAGGTCATCCGGCAGAAGCGGCCATTGCTGCGGGCAAATTTCGTGTAGACGCACTGGCTTTGATCCATCAAAAACTGTATCGTGAAGACATCCATACCACCATTGCGCTAAAAGATTACCTCGAAGAGCTGATTCTCAACCTTTGCTTTTCTTTTGCTGACCGCATTAAGCCCGACCTGGACATTGAGGCCTTGGATGTAAACATTGACCAGGCCATTCCGCTTGCACTGATTGTCAATGAATGGGTAACGAATGCATTGAAATACGCATATGAAGGCATAAACACGCCTGAACTAGTCGTAAGGTTAGGACAAAATCCAGGTCAGCTGAAATTGCAGGTCATCGATAATGGTATCGGCATGTCAGAGATGCCTCCGGAAAATCATAGTTCCTTTGGTTTGAAACTTGTGTATTCACTAGCCAAACAGCTTAAAGCGGAGATCAATTATGTCAATGATCAAGGAAGTGAGTGGACATTAACCATTCCAACAGCGTAA